From the genome of Virgibacillus siamensis, one region includes:
- a CDS encoding DUF2442 domain-containing protein has protein sequence MREIMKAKPIPNMSGWLLCEFDNGEKRFVDIRPSMKGVLMKLEEPTIFEQVYVDSDAGTVAWPNDLHIDPDTLIIVE, from the coding sequence ATGCGTGAGATAATGAAGGCAAAACCAATTCCTAATATGTCTGGATGGCTCTTATGTGAATTCGATAATGGTGAAAAACGTTTTGTAGATATACGACCTTCGATGAAAGGGGTACTTATGAAGTTGGAGGAGCCAACCATTTTTGAACAGGTTTATGTTGATAGCGATGCTGGAACTGTTGCTTGGCCTAATGATCTTCATATAGATCCGGATACACTTATCATCGTGGAATAA
- a CDS encoding NERD domain-containing protein, with protein MILRKRKKPRPLAKLDAIIPRLSPAFPRLADIKKDAAQRQRGYIGEKKVDYYLDNLASKHTILQDVCLRVNGKTTQMDTVISANYATYIVDAKHYMDKIIFNTNLKQLTRSDGKIESGFEYPITQVENQKFHLQNYFFQHNMPNIPIYYFVAIADPSTIMEVVGDEQELAKIVAHAARIPSMILAKEDELSNAGANKLQHWNIGKQILRDCIEYDRDIMREYGIMLDDLSPGVRCLKCKMLGMGRVYGGWRCRKCGGFSSNAHLEALKIYLLCMPYITNSECMRWLGINGKNTATRLMRDSGLQFDPRHRRWIVKN; from the coding sequence ATGATACTAAGGAAACGAAAAAAGCCGCGTCCACTTGCGAAGCTGGATGCGATTATTCCGAGGCTCTCACCGGCCTTTCCAAGATTAGCGGACATAAAAAAAGATGCGGCACAGCGGCAACGCGGCTATATCGGTGAAAAAAAGGTGGACTATTACCTCGACAATCTCGCCTCAAAACACACCATTCTACAGGATGTATGTCTTCGCGTTAATGGGAAAACAACCCAAATGGACACAGTCATTTCCGCCAACTATGCTACCTATATTGTTGATGCTAAGCATTACATGGATAAGATCATCTTTAACACGAACCTCAAACAGTTAACCCGCAGTGACGGAAAAATTGAATCCGGCTTCGAATATCCAATCACACAGGTCGAAAACCAAAAATTCCATTTGCAAAACTACTTCTTTCAACATAACATGCCCAACATCCCCATCTACTATTTTGTCGCCATTGCAGATCCCTCTACCATTATGGAAGTGGTCGGCGATGAGCAGGAACTCGCCAAAATAGTAGCACACGCCGCCCGGATTCCGTCCATGATTCTTGCCAAAGAAGATGAGTTGTCAAATGCCGGTGCGAACAAATTACAACATTGGAATATAGGGAAGCAGATCCTGCGCGATTGTATTGAGTATGATCGGGATATCATGCGGGAATATGGGATCATGTTGGATGATTTATCGCCTGGCGTAAGGTGTCTTAAGTGTAAGATGCTGGGGATGGGGCGGGTGTATGGCGGATGGAGATGCAGAAAATGTGGTGGTTTCTCAAGTAATGCCCATTTGGAGGCATTAAAAATATATTTATTATGCATGCCTTATATCACTAACAGCGAATGTATGCGATGGTTAGGAATAAACGGTAAAAATACAGCAACAAGGCTTATGAGAGATAGCGGATTGCAATTTGACCCAAGGCATAGAAGATGGATAGTAAAAAACTAA
- a CDS encoding ABC transporter substrate-binding protein: protein MKNVYKSFAILMLIIPMLLLAACSGDEESKDKNSVEDNGEKQTIVFADAGWESLRFHNWVARTIIEEGYGYQTDVTSGSTTVTLLGLQEGDINVYMEIWKQNIKDAWEKAVDSGTVKKVSVNFDDNIQGFYVPTYVIEGDPERGIKPMAPDLKTTKDLLEYADVFDGKLYGSPLGWKAEEISQQQMEKYGLKDKFKYIQPGSGASLKQSMVQHYEKGEPWVGYMWGPTWMLGMYDMTYLEGTFPQNDVLVAINKDLEDTAPKVVEFLSNYQTSADITNAVLSDMKKNEIEAKDEAKKWLKKNPDIWTKWVPDDVAKKVKDSL, encoded by the coding sequence ATGAAAAACGTTTACAAAAGTTTTGCTATCTTGATGTTGATCATTCCAATGTTGTTACTGGCAGCATGTTCAGGTGATGAAGAATCCAAAGATAAAAATAGTGTGGAAGATAATGGTGAAAAACAAACAATCGTCTTTGCTGATGCGGGATGGGAAAGCCTGCGATTCCACAATTGGGTGGCACGCACGATTATTGAGGAAGGATATGGCTACCAGACGGATGTTACTTCCGGTTCAACCACTGTAACGCTTTTGGGCTTACAAGAAGGTGACATTAACGTATATATGGAAATATGGAAACAAAACATTAAAGATGCCTGGGAAAAAGCTGTCGACTCAGGCACAGTGAAGAAAGTATCGGTTAACTTTGATGATAATATTCAAGGCTTTTACGTTCCGACTTATGTCATTGAAGGAGATCCGGAGCGCGGAATTAAACCGATGGCGCCTGATCTTAAAACAACAAAAGACCTGCTGGAATATGCAGATGTATTTGATGGAAAACTTTATGGCTCACCGCTTGGCTGGAAGGCCGAAGAAATTTCCCAGCAGCAAATGGAAAAATACGGTCTGAAAGATAAATTTAAGTATATACAGCCCGGATCAGGCGCATCCCTCAAACAATCGATGGTTCAGCATTATGAAAAAGGGGAGCCGTGGGTCGGTTATATGTGGGGACCAACCTGGATGCTGGGCATGTATGATATGACATATTTGGAAGGTACATTCCCGCAAAACGATGTGCTTGTTGCCATTAATAAAGATTTGGAAGACACCGCACCAAAAGTTGTTGAGTTTTTGAGCAACTACCAAACAAGCGCTGATATTACCAATGCTGTACTTTCTGATATGAAAAAGAATGAAATTGAGGCTAAAGATGAAGCCAAAAAATGGCTAAAGAAAAATCCGGATATCTGGACGAAATGGGTACCGGATGATGTTGCTAAAAAAGTGAAGGATTCGTTGTAA